In Leptospira sp. WS58.C1, a single genomic region encodes these proteins:
- a CDS encoding helix-turn-helix domain-containing protein: protein MSDLIRIFWSNKESPETYTVLPGEECVIGVQTKGRIFLHSGKQSKKLSKAGITGILRGPRTFFSEKNTKSLLVYISPLLLSRMITVPMDQISDSSLSLEDLFPKEVISRLMADCEEADYKGLDVSRTLEKFRHLLPVKEEKEKFIREAVLRIKSSLGEIGIKGLAEDLGISQSSLERGFRSRVGLSPKEYTGLIRFRNIFKFYNSSSSLTELALEAGYYDQAHFIREFKKKTGFSPKQWFRRNANSGLDLSF, encoded by the coding sequence TTGTCTGATCTGATCCGAATTTTTTGGAGCAATAAAGAATCTCCCGAAACCTATACGGTTCTGCCAGGGGAAGAATGTGTAATTGGTGTCCAGACAAAGGGGAGGATTTTTTTACATTCAGGAAAGCAGTCTAAGAAGCTTTCGAAGGCGGGGATCACAGGGATCTTAAGAGGCCCAAGGACATTCTTCTCCGAAAAAAATACAAAATCACTTTTAGTTTATATTTCTCCTTTATTACTTTCAAGAATGATCACTGTGCCGATGGACCAGATTAGTGATTCAAGTTTGTCTTTAGAAGATCTGTTTCCCAAAGAGGTAATCTCTAGATTGATGGCGGACTGCGAAGAAGCGGATTACAAAGGGCTGGATGTTTCCCGCACCTTGGAAAAATTTCGGCATCTTCTTCCTGTAAAAGAAGAAAAGGAAAAATTCATAAGGGAGGCGGTTCTTAGGATCAAATCCTCGCTGGGAGAGATCGGGATCAAAGGTTTAGCGGAAGATTTGGGAATAAGTCAAAGCAGTTTAGAACGAGGTTTCAGGTCCAGGGTCGGTTTAAGTCCCAAGGAATATACCGGACTTATACGTTTTAGGAATATATTCAAATTTTATAATTCTTCTTCCAGCTTGACTGAACTTGCGTTAGAGGCCGGATATTACGATCAGGCCCATTTTATCCGTGAATTTAAGAAGAAGACAGGATTCAGTCCAAAACAATGGTTTCGCCGAAACGCTAATTCGGGCTTAGATCTTTCTTTTTAG
- a CDS encoding hemerythrin domain-containing protein, with protein MQTNRKKVYDFPHKAIRYGISKLVQESGRTDYSDPKDVLQLIELGKEVFQMLKIHARDEEGVSLRHLEKKDPQTSLKDKEEHRYLEEKIEELESLLDRFLAEIEQVQFHSEEFYIKLIRFQTDYFSHMTREEEETQVRLHLYFSDPELEDHQKEIMNSLQGEELKIWAKYLIPNVPTPIKNRFEEMLKTYS; from the coding sequence ATGCAAACCAACCGTAAAAAAGTATACGATTTCCCTCATAAAGCCATCCGCTATGGGATCTCAAAATTAGTACAAGAATCGGGAAGGACCGATTATTCCGATCCAAAAGATGTACTCCAGCTTATCGAATTAGGAAAAGAAGTTTTTCAAATGTTAAAAATACACGCAAGAGACGAAGAAGGAGTCAGTCTCAGACATTTGGAAAAAAAGGATCCTCAAACTTCTCTCAAAGATAAAGAAGAGCATAGATATCTGGAAGAAAAGATAGAAGAACTGGAATCTCTTTTAGATCGCTTCCTAGCGGAAATAGAACAGGTTCAGTTCCACTCGGAGGAATTTTACATAAAACTAATTCGGTTCCAAACGGATTATTTTTCTCATATGACTAGGGAAGAAGAGGAAACTCAAGTAAGATTACATTTGTACTTTTCAGATCCGGAATTGGAGGATCACCAAAAAGAGATCATGAATTCTTTACAAGGAGAGGAGTTAAAAATTTGGGCCAAATATTTGATCCCGAACGTGCCAACACCGATCAAAAATAGGTTCGAAGAAATGTTAAAGACCTATTCTTGA
- a CDS encoding B12-binding domain-containing radical SAM protein, with protein MAKLKLVQLPVPPPTAFAATGNVPLAAGCLAVSARENGLEKKGLELEVLDPDITDKEGDSQLADRIAKDEPEFLGFSLYLWNTERSLHLAKEVKRRSPSTKILIGGPEVNPDNPFVLSETGYDIAVSGEAEHTFFALMETLLKKEDPRKLPNIAVRELNGKMGMFSKEENASFPLTSYPSPYLQGFVPVDPARSTYLETVRGCRSQCTYCFYPKSSNVLRTLDIPETIKLLSSLKNKGAKELVFLDPTFNHRPGFEDFLDAIIDVNSDRSMTMFGELRSEGITEKIADKLALAGFNRIELGMQSINKETLKRVKRFGSPEKVAEAARMLADRGIELLLDLIIGLPGDTPDDVMEGIEFFYGHGLGEWVQVFPLSILPGTAMRKDAESEGLIYLPKPPYRVIRTPNFTPEALSSTLFRSEERLDRRLDETPRSLLSDPDPAAPDIFSFSPGLSEKFGLEDFSVSGARHVSIWWRGNNLEKSKKEFFDRLNFRLNKDPFAVTDLVLYPRSTFDPELVTEIMEQFSKIPASYLSRTLAHRGENMLHRIVLVLPYGVSFPLEWVSEIREYIPVFQEMEWEEAVNKSEELGGEFPGARIISKNENYAAWKILKENSDPESVTFSDRTLEKRWCWEVLGYSEK; from the coding sequence ATGGCAAAGTTAAAATTAGTACAATTGCCTGTTCCTCCTCCTACGGCCTTTGCCGCTACAGGAAACGTTCCTTTGGCTGCGGGCTGTTTGGCTGTTTCTGCTCGGGAGAATGGCCTAGAAAAAAAAGGCCTGGAGCTGGAAGTGTTGGATCCGGATATCACCGACAAGGAAGGGGATAGCCAGCTTGCGGATAGGATCGCAAAAGACGAGCCTGAGTTCTTGGGCTTCTCACTTTATCTTTGGAATACCGAAAGAAGTCTTCATCTCGCAAAAGAAGTAAAACGTAGATCACCATCCACTAAAATCCTGATCGGTGGGCCTGAAGTAAATCCGGACAATCCGTTCGTTCTTTCGGAAACAGGATACGATATCGCAGTCTCGGGAGAAGCGGAGCATACATTCTTCGCCCTAATGGAGACTCTTCTCAAAAAAGAAGATCCTAGAAAATTACCGAATATCGCCGTTAGAGAGTTAAACGGAAAGATGGGAATGTTTTCCAAAGAAGAGAATGCTTCCTTTCCTCTTACGAGTTATCCTTCTCCCTATCTGCAAGGGTTCGTGCCTGTGGATCCTGCAAGATCTACGTACTTAGAAACGGTAAGAGGGTGCAGATCCCAATGCACCTATTGTTTTTATCCGAAGAGCAGCAATGTATTACGGACTTTGGATATACCTGAAACGATCAAACTTCTTTCCAGCTTGAAGAACAAGGGAGCCAAAGAGTTGGTATTCTTAGATCCGACCTTCAATCATAGGCCTGGCTTTGAGGATTTTTTAGACGCGATCATAGATGTGAATTCCGACAGATCTATGACAATGTTCGGAGAATTGAGATCCGAAGGTATTACCGAAAAGATTGCCGACAAACTCGCATTAGCCGGTTTTAATCGGATAGAACTCGGCATGCAATCCATCAATAAGGAAACCTTAAAACGTGTAAAACGTTTCGGGAGTCCTGAAAAGGTAGCGGAAGCCGCTAGAATGTTGGCCGATCGAGGGATCGAACTTTTACTAGATCTGATCATCGGACTTCCGGGAGATACTCCTGACGATGTGATGGAAGGAATCGAATTCTTTTACGGACATGGACTGGGAGAATGGGTCCAGGTATTTCCATTGTCCATTCTACCCGGAACTGCGATGAGAAAAGATGCCGAGTCCGAAGGATTGATATATCTTCCTAAACCTCCTTACAGAGTGATCCGAACTCCCAATTTTACTCCGGAAGCGCTTAGCTCCACTTTGTTCCGCTCGGAGGAGAGATTGGATAGAAGGTTGGATGAAACTCCCCGCAGTTTATTATCCGATCCTGACCCCGCTGCTCCCGATATATTTTCCTTTTCTCCGGGGTTATCCGAAAAATTCGGATTAGAGGATTTTTCCGTTTCCGGAGCCAGACATGTTTCGATTTGGTGGAGAGGAAACAATTTAGAAAAATCTAAAAAAGAATTCTTTGATAGACTAAATTTCAGATTAAACAAAGATCCTTTTGCAGTCACGGACCTGGTATTATATCCTAGATCTACTTTCGATCCCGAACTGGTCACCGAGATAATGGAACAATTTTCCAAGATCCCTGCGTCTTATCTTTCTCGCACACTCGCCCATAGAGGGGAGAATATGTTGCATAGGATCGTTCTTGTTCTCCCTTATGGAGTTTCTTTTCCTTTAGAATGGGTTTCGGAGATCAGAGAATATATCCCCGTCTTCCAGGAGATGGAATGGGAAGAGGCAGTGAATAAGTCCGAGGAACTCGGAGGAGAATTTCCTGGAGCAAGGATCATTTCTAAAAACGAGAACTATGCCGCTTGGAAAATCCTAAAAGAAAACTCCGACCCTGAATCGGTAACGTTTTCAGACAGAACGTTAGAAAAACGTTGGTGTTGGGAAGTTTTAGGATATTCGGAGAAATAA
- a CDS encoding RHS repeat-associated core domain-containing protein yields MIKRKKSIQFGIILLFVAGTTLGFSFAPLSRYFSSALRSLTQESEIPIDLPTLDVDFRGKIGASIPIELPPARKDWGPSINISYSVESGEGLLGEGWSLSGISGIYRETSSGMTYGSNDFFTSDLAGRLVDVSGNGTEYRSKPESFFQFQKQSTCNDSSCVWIVKDPSGNTYTFGGSSDSVITNATGIPVIWGLRKAEDRFGNSYTFTYLPNVKRLYPQTISYQNKTISFVYESSGSSIISYSGGLQTVGSQLLSEIQISIDGSQVRSYSFEYETGEQGRKRLTSIDREESHPQFGSGAFIPVSFQYSASGNYSLDRNTSWDISNKQLKFWSRTPMYDKTRCVEGAYACTVFGTTDCSYLAAEPASYTACMNTKATWGLACQLYVEAYYESCNYGIKSPRSIGAWGDVSGDGYPDYIRLYGDQDNNVQLGSFINQKTGSFTPSNSVFDEILAGVSFNTLRSLNFGDIDGNAKSDLSISNGTNLRNYFSDGVKIISPGNDFTYSVSSPVYLTEVPQFYTLSWLYDINRDGRSDHIRITGPDEVRVRFSNGTGFTNEKIYTVPGVVSNPGEFFDIDSSGIPELVRYSSSNGIEVYRFSSDLDSLVLNTYTIGNNGQAANFNPDSGSLATRFWGDPNGDGLLDLLVYNNDSFEIYWNQFDSFSTVPTIVSIPGLTFNNEPNKFKSYRLGDMDGDGFDDLIAGDGTNIRIFLSDGTTILSSPVKTIAASDEFDLVDLNSDGRLDLVVYNVPNNSITGGWEAYISKTGLPGNILTKIKGAYGLESSISYIRRNDPSVTNLILPSSNSYPIIADNGGDLIVSSITNILSDTVSETISYVYENGKIAIGDPYTSGYLGFSKVTTSNSRTNIKTIETYNQSSYLFSGKKISEEMRYVNGVQESIVTQKTYTYESASFNSIPYSRMSASSETTYMGGVQVASSSSTFTYDSCGNPKVSSEIGTSGTITRTQTYACDTANWVLNQPSTDKTERNGVLTDSKVYTYDDKELRIVTEFPSTSVTRTRTFSYDTYGNPITVTDSKGKETNVEYDSATSTFVTKTTNPLGHTTSMEYDSVYGLETKVTNANGGTETRAFDAYGRILRRIKPGESDWSEEFEYGNTGKPNEEYSQKSVRDDSFGELRYKEYIDIFGNVSRKESTSIQGSLLVEEAEYRADGKLLRRSTPYIQNLTPSDWVNYEYAGPEGRVSLISSPDGKTVSVTYSGLTTTSVIKKGSETLSTEIETKDTFGNTISKSSNGAIISYEYDEANRLTKIVDPAQGETNFTYDLFGNKKTVSDTSSGTSSHDYDTEGNLTRTVDARGRSIRNEYDEINRITRTYTDGSETQILYTYDSAPNGIGKPASISDGSGTTNLEYNINGNIVRKVRTIDDLTFVFRYTYDNQDRLQDFTYPDGSVSHYFYSEMGIMTGITMDIPDLGSYNHPVVKYEGPFPGTSGTFRVLRTLGNGVQSDIAFDPILKRPTGLKTTLKNGSIAQNLAYEYDSNDNIQKITDLLRPDRTQNFQFDSLNRLVSATGKYGAESYTYDSRGNLKHKGDTTLGYSDSSRPYRITSATSDLAGTTLYSYDGSGNIVNRGGDAFTYDAFGKLVDIQPYGGGDRIRMNYGFDGARIKKVRDADASIEFYPDPSYEVVRKPGQPDTHTLYIRGLSGDLVSQLARQDANLISATEVSDSNILAKAYWKPGIDKLAGISKSSFHSFLYDYSGKLSLRYDLLVWTLVHITAYYWFWKNKERIQEFSSPRLSSITPIVLTVMIFSTVNNCGIFIPNQGEEGVPPWALIPVGNTDGTPSIDSPGDGSGGGSGSVGGTPIPGMIFFHPDHLGSISMVSNGEGSALTGGDLGGASLISYKPYGEIDRTNSSGPDIFRYKYTGQQEDRESSLYYYKARFFDPKIGRFLQPDSVIASAKTQGMNRYMYVSGNPVNFRDPGGHNEYVHMFNEILKKMFHHANGVMNTVGHSVDHTWKDHFRRVDHTYRKYLRRIDHAVRSPLRAIDHSLRGYARGIDHRVKSYLSALDRGVRAHFRRVDDGVRAHFRRVDHGFKGAMASIERGFRAAARGVDQTARRIGEAFEQEVLGKRHTNGDSWSRLRDRVLGTFASGGMNLLIGNLGEDWFFSGFNIYTFGLSVGLDIGIWASYESRGFGIYEKLSPIGLIGLLVVYNQWGYDENPIFRNIMTMYMYKKYGLAPGACIVGGQEFYDCN; encoded by the coding sequence ATGATTAAAAGAAAGAAATCTATCCAATTTGGGATAATTTTACTTTTTGTAGCAGGTACTACGTTAGGCTTCTCCTTTGCACCACTTTCTAGATATTTCTCTTCTGCGCTACGAAGCCTAACGCAGGAATCCGAGATTCCGATTGATTTACCCACTTTAGATGTCGATTTTCGAGGAAAAATCGGAGCAAGTATTCCTATCGAATTACCTCCTGCTCGAAAAGATTGGGGACCAAGCATAAACATTTCTTATTCAGTAGAATCTGGAGAAGGATTACTAGGAGAGGGCTGGTCTCTCTCAGGAATTTCAGGAATATATAGAGAAACATCTTCCGGAATGACTTACGGTTCAAATGACTTTTTTACAAGCGACTTAGCTGGTCGCCTAGTTGATGTTAGCGGAAATGGGACAGAATACAGATCAAAGCCGGAAAGCTTCTTCCAATTTCAAAAACAGTCTACCTGTAATGATTCATCTTGTGTTTGGATCGTAAAAGATCCTTCTGGAAATACTTACACCTTCGGAGGCTCATCTGATTCCGTTATAACTAATGCAACTGGGATTCCAGTAATCTGGGGATTAAGGAAAGCTGAAGATCGATTCGGAAATTCTTATACTTTTACTTATCTTCCAAATGTTAAAAGACTCTATCCCCAAACCATAAGTTATCAAAATAAAACTATTTCATTCGTGTATGAAAGTTCCGGATCAAGCATAATATCCTATTCTGGCGGACTTCAAACGGTAGGTAGTCAATTGCTTTCTGAAATTCAAATCTCGATTGATGGCTCCCAGGTGCGTAGTTATTCTTTTGAATATGAAACAGGTGAACAAGGGAGAAAAAGACTAACTTCTATTGATAGAGAAGAATCCCATCCCCAATTTGGATCAGGGGCCTTTATTCCCGTCAGTTTTCAGTATTCCGCATCTGGAAATTATTCTTTAGATCGAAATACAAGCTGGGATATTTCCAATAAACAATTAAAGTTTTGGTCCCGTACTCCCATGTATGATAAAACACGTTGTGTAGAAGGAGCATATGCGTGTACAGTCTTCGGAACGACAGATTGTTCGTATTTAGCAGCTGAGCCTGCATCATACACTGCCTGTATGAACACTAAGGCGACCTGGGGATTAGCATGCCAGTTATATGTCGAAGCATATTATGAATCTTGTAATTATGGAATAAAATCCCCCCGATCTATTGGAGCTTGGGGAGATGTAAGTGGAGATGGTTATCCAGATTATATTCGCTTATATGGCGACCAAGATAATAATGTACAACTCGGATCATTTATAAACCAAAAAACTGGAAGTTTTACTCCCAGCAATTCCGTGTTTGATGAAATTCTTGCTGGTGTTAGCTTTAATACATTAAGGAGTCTAAATTTTGGAGACATTGATGGAAATGCCAAATCTGATTTAAGCATTTCTAACGGTACTAATCTTAGAAATTATTTTTCAGATGGTGTAAAAATAATCTCACCGGGAAATGATTTTACATATTCGGTAAGTTCTCCAGTCTATTTAACGGAAGTTCCGCAATTTTACACATTAAGTTGGCTTTATGATATTAATCGAGATGGTAGATCAGATCATATTCGCATAACAGGACCCGATGAAGTTAGAGTCCGCTTTTCTAATGGGACCGGCTTTACAAATGAAAAAATATACACTGTTCCTGGCGTAGTCTCCAATCCTGGAGAGTTCTTTGATATTGACTCTAGCGGTATTCCGGAGCTTGTCCGATATTCTTCTTCAAATGGAATTGAAGTTTATAGATTTAGTTCTGATTTAGATAGTCTGGTTCTAAATACTTATACAATAGGAAACAACGGCCAGGCTGCTAATTTCAATCCAGATTCGGGCAGTTTAGCTACAAGATTTTGGGGAGATCCAAATGGAGACGGACTTTTAGATCTGTTAGTTTATAATAACGATTCTTTTGAAATTTACTGGAACCAATTTGACTCTTTCTCCACTGTCCCTACTATCGTAAGCATTCCTGGTTTAACATTTAACAATGAACCGAACAAATTTAAGTCGTATAGATTAGGAGATATGGACGGAGATGGCTTCGATGACTTAATCGCCGGAGACGGAACAAATATCAGAATTTTCTTATCAGATGGGACAACGATACTTTCAAGTCCTGTTAAAACTATAGCGGCTTCAGATGAGTTTGATCTGGTCGATTTAAACTCAGATGGTCGCTTAGATCTGGTAGTTTATAATGTTCCAAATAACAGCATAACGGGAGGTTGGGAAGCCTACATTTCTAAAACCGGACTACCTGGTAACATTCTCACTAAAATCAAGGGAGCCTATGGATTAGAAAGTAGTATTTCATATATCCGTAGAAATGATCCAAGTGTAACTAATCTAATATTACCTTCGAGCAATTCCTATCCGATCATCGCAGACAACGGAGGTGATTTAATCGTTTCATCTATAACTAATATATTAAGTGATACAGTTTCTGAAACAATCTCTTACGTTTATGAAAACGGTAAAATAGCGATCGGAGATCCATATACAAGCGGATATTTAGGATTTTCGAAAGTTACAACTTCTAATTCAAGAACGAACATAAAGACTATTGAAACTTATAATCAATCTTCATATTTATTTTCAGGAAAAAAGATCTCGGAAGAGATGCGATACGTTAATGGAGTTCAAGAAAGTATAGTTACACAAAAGACTTATACATACGAGTCCGCTAGCTTCAATTCTATTCCTTATAGTCGTATGAGTGCTTCATCGGAGACAACATACATGGGTGGAGTCCAAGTAGCATCCTCTTCTTCGACTTTTACGTATGATTCATGTGGAAACCCTAAAGTAAGTAGTGAGATTGGAACTTCAGGCACAATTACTCGTACTCAGACTTATGCTTGTGATACGGCTAATTGGGTGCTGAACCAACCTTCAACGGATAAAACAGAGCGCAATGGAGTTCTTACAGACAGTAAGGTGTATACATATGATGATAAGGAACTTCGAATAGTAACCGAATTTCCAAGTACATCGGTAACAAGGACTCGAACTTTTTCCTATGATACTTACGGTAATCCTATAACAGTAACAGACTCTAAGGGGAAAGAAACAAATGTTGAATACGACTCAGCTACTTCTACATTTGTTACTAAAACTACTAATCCTTTAGGTCATACTACTTCTATGGAATATGATTCTGTATACGGATTAGAAACAAAAGTAACTAATGCAAACGGAGGGACTGAGACCCGAGCGTTTGATGCGTATGGGAGAATCTTACGGAGGATAAAACCTGGGGAATCCGATTGGTCGGAAGAATTTGAATACGGAAACACTGGAAAGCCGAACGAGGAATATTCTCAAAAATCAGTAAGAGATGATTCCTTTGGCGAGCTTCGTTATAAAGAATACATCGATATATTCGGTAATGTAAGCAGGAAGGAAAGCACTTCCATCCAAGGGTCACTTTTAGTTGAGGAAGCAGAATATAGAGCCGACGGAAAACTTCTAAGGCGATCGACCCCGTATATCCAGAATTTAACTCCAAGTGACTGGGTAAATTATGAATATGCAGGTCCAGAAGGAAGAGTCAGTTTAATTTCTTCTCCAGATGGAAAAACTGTAAGTGTAACTTACAGCGGCCTAACTACTACTTCGGTTATTAAAAAAGGATCAGAAACTCTAAGCACAGAAATCGAGACCAAGGATACCTTCGGAAATACAATTTCTAAAAGTTCTAACGGAGCTATCATTTCCTACGAATATGATGAGGCAAATCGTCTTACAAAGATCGTCGATCCCGCTCAAGGGGAAACGAACTTTACTTACGATTTATTTGGAAATAAGAAAACGGTTTCTGATACTTCCTCAGGAACTTCCTCACATGATTATGATACTGAAGGTAATTTAACTCGAACAGTAGATGCAAGAGGAAGATCAATTCGAAACGAGTATGATGAAATTAATAGAATCACTCGGACATATACAGACGGAAGTGAAACTCAGATTTTATATACTTACGATTCTGCTCCGAATGGAATAGGAAAACCGGCTTCTATTAGTGACGGATCAGGAACTACAAATTTGGAATATAATATTAATGGGAATATCGTCCGTAAAGTTAGAACGATTGATGATTTAACTTTTGTATTCCGATATACCTACGACAATCAAGACAGATTACAAGATTTTACTTATCCTGATGGAAGTGTAAGTCATTATTTCTATTCCGAGATGGGTATAATGACCGGCATCACGATGGATATACCTGACTTAGGAAGTTATAACCATCCGGTCGTAAAATATGAAGGTCCATTCCCTGGAACTTCCGGAACCTTTAGAGTATTGAGAACTTTAGGAAATGGAGTCCAATCAGATATCGCATTTGATCCTATCCTAAAACGTCCTACTGGGCTTAAGACTACTTTGAAGAATGGATCAATCGCGCAAAATCTTGCCTATGAATATGATTCTAATGATAATATTCAAAAAATAACAGATCTTCTCAGACCTGACAGAACTCAAAATTTCCAATTTGATTCCTTAAATCGTTTGGTATCTGCTACAGGAAAATACGGTGCAGAAAGTTATACTTATGATTCAAGAGGTAACTTAAAACATAAAGGTGATACTACCTTAGGTTATTCCGATTCTTCAAGACCTTACAGAATAACTTCAGCGACTTCCGATCTTGCGGGAACTACCTTATACAGCTACGACGGTTCCGGAAACATAGTAAATAGAGGAGGAGATGCTTTCACTTATGATGCTTTTGGTAAGTTGGTGGATATCCAACCTTATGGAGGCGGAGATCGCATTCGTATGAACTATGGTTTTGATGGAGCTAGAATTAAAAAAGTAAGAGATGCAGATGCATCTATAGAATTTTATCCGGACCCAAGTTATGAAGTCGTTCGTAAGCCTGGTCAGCCAGACACTCATACTCTATACATAAGAGGACTTTCTGGAGATTTAGTTTCTCAGTTAGCCAGACAAGATGCTAATTTAATTTCTGCAACGGAAGTATCTGATTCGAATATTTTAGCAAAAGCATATTGGAAACCAGGAATCGATAAATTAGCGGGAATAAGCAAATCTAGCTTTCATTCTTTCTTATATGATTATAGCGGAAAGCTATCTCTTCGTTATGATCTGCTAGTCTGGACCTTAGTACACATCACGGCATATTATTGGTTCTGGAAAAACAAAGAAAGGATACAGGAATTCTCAAGTCCTCGTCTGTCTTCTATCACACCTATTGTATTAACTGTGATGATTTTTTCTACCGTTAATAATTGCGGAATATTTATCCCGAACCAAGGTGAAGAAGGTGTTCCTCCATGGGCGTTAATTCCAGTCGGAAATACTGATGGAACTCCTTCGATAGATTCCCCAGGCGATGGATCTGGTGGAGGTTCAGGATCCGTAGGTGGAACTCCGATACCTGGAATGATATTCTTCCATCCTGATCATTTAGGTTCTATTTCAATGGTTTCTAATGGGGAAGGAAGTGCTCTAACCGGGGGAGATCTTGGTGGAGCTAGTTTAATTTCATACAAACCTTACGGTGAAATAGATCGAACAAACTCTTCCGGACCTGACATTTTCCGTTACAAATATACAGGACAACAAGAAGATAGAGAGTCGTCTTTATATTACTATAAAGCAAGATTCTTTGATCCGAAGATTGGAAGATTTTTACAGCCGGATTCCGTTATTGCTTCGGCAAAAACGCAAGGGATGAACCGCTATATGTATGTGAGTGGAAATCCTGTAAACTTCAGAGATCCAGGTGGGCATAATGAATATGTTCACATGTTTAATGAAATACTGAAGAAAATGTTTCATCACGCAAATGGAGTTATGAATACCGTAGGTCACAGCGTTGACCATACTTGGAAAGATCATTTCCGAAGGGTAGACCATACTTATAGAAAATATTTACGTAGGATAGATCATGCAGTTCGGAGTCCATTAAGAGCTATTGATCATAGTTTAAGGGGTTATGCACGAGGAATAGATCATAGGGTCAAAAGTTATTTATCTGCTTTAGATCGTGGAGTTAGAGCACACTTTCGTAGGGTTGATGATGGAGTTAGGGCACATTTCCGTAGAGTAGATCATGGATTTAAAGGAGCCATGGCAAGCATTGAACGGGGGTTCCGAGCAGCTGCTAGAGGAGTAGATCAAACTGCAAGAAGAATCGGAGAAGCCTTTGAGCAAGAAGTTCTTGGTAAGAGGCATACAAATGGAGATAGTTGGTCAAGACTAAGAGATCGGGTATTAGGAACTTTTGCTTCGGGTGGAATGAATTTGTTAATAGGTAATCTTGGAGAAGATTGGTTTTTCAGCGGCTTTAACATATATACCTTTGGCCTAAGTGTAGGTTTGGATATCGGCATTTGGGCTAGTTACGAATCAAGAGGGTTTGGGATTTATGAAAAGCTGAGCCCAATTGGTTTGATTGGGTTATTGGTCGTTTACAACCAATGGGGATATGACGAAAATCCTATTTTCCGAAATATTATGACAATGTATATGTATAAAAAATATGGGCTTGCTCCGGGAGCTTGTATTGTCGGAGGTCAGGAGTTCTATGACTGTAATTAA
- a CDS encoding LA_3334 family protein, with the protein MRITFYLFLFIVCSYQITAAELLLKNGNSFLLDVVHEDDRNVQVNWKGRVYTIPKKEVQKLDYSKKGTQSSHRYSTFTLKDGSKIRGVIAEERDKGYTIRTDVGFLEIDKSQIQDMDNGGSSSPDLPNEYLTESSKQPETIFGGSLSFLANTSPIAPAHSITGGAGFFVEPAFLFLSEKYQVGFKAEYLVSPGTSNYSFLNAYSYLKRDFGIGDSKNWYGILGAGFGSVRYQRGETQVSGLDPIGYVEFGYQGWKLGNMVLRSGLRANCYFESRGTVCMGGLEISLGYRI; encoded by the coding sequence ATGCGAATAACTTTTTATCTGTTCTTATTCATTGTCTGTTCTTATCAAATTACAGCCGCAGAATTACTTCTAAAAAATGGAAACTCGTTCTTATTAGATGTAGTCCATGAAGATGATCGAAATGTTCAAGTAAATTGGAAGGGAAGAGTTTATACAATTCCGAAGAAGGAAGTCCAGAAATTAGATTATTCTAAGAAAGGAACTCAATCTTCCCATCGTTACTCCACATTTACATTGAAAGATGGAAGTAAAATTCGCGGGGTTATTGCGGAAGAAAGAGACAAGGGATATACAATCAGAACCGATGTCGGCTTTTTAGAAATAGATAAATCCCAGATCCAAGATATGGACAATGGAGGAAGTTCTTCCCCCGATCTGCCTAATGAATACTTAACTGAATCATCAAAACAGCCTGAGACTATCTTTGGTGGAAGTCTTAGTTTTTTAGCAAATACTTCTCCGATCGCACCTGCCCACAGCATAACAGGGGGTGCAGGATTTTTCGTAGAACCAGCTTTCTTATTTTTATCGGAAAAATACCAAGTTGGTTTTAAAGCTGAATATCTTGTTTCACCAGGTACTTCCAATTATTCTTTTCTCAACGCATATTCCTATCTTAAAAGAGATTTCGGTATAGGAGATTCAAAGAACTGGTATGGTATCTTAGGAGCCGGGTTTGGTTCCGTTAGATATCAAAGAGGAGAAACACAAGTTTCAGGATTGGATCCAATCGGTTACGTTGAGTTCGGATACCAAGGATGGAAACTTGGAAACATGGTCCTTCGATCTGGACTTAGAGCTAACTGCTATTTTGAGTCAAGAGGAACTGTCTGCATGGGTGGATTAGAAATTTCCTTAGGATATAGAATATGA